In one window of Solanum pennellii chromosome 2, SPENNV200 DNA:
- the LOC107008780 gene encoding senescence-associated carboxylesterase 101-like isoform X1, producing MSQVSLFSSGQELANLFLSSDLLHHSWITISDLSSHPYINKPILFKVYPYHSNGAIVAFVSSPTCNLQKEMVSSEELEGSQSPFDFISTKLNPHFSVNKAAITLFASLLNDLSALKEQLGSFSPLIITGVSLGGSVASLFTLWLLKDSNKRPTCITFGSPLLGDSGLQQAISERSSWNSSFLHVVSNQDPIPRSLISPTNVFAGSIPQPCIYKPFGMFLLCSDSDCSCFEEPESVLDLMTEMNLNSQHQDNHSLAFDYEQVLERLNHRVILKGASQLFQFSVDQLQAGIDLQLEAIGIGGQQTSNMNSIRTKVKKRVEESFAKKRNAFDPGKKLNKMKEAMTWLEWYKKVTLKEGGYYDSYKRSEYRGRDAVKSRQEIVKHQRVLTKYWKTMVAEGEKMPQREEAVFRTRWLYAGTNYRRMVEPLDIAAYYMKPGNTDYVNLGRSEHYKKLEEWRREDNPSGSGNDRRKCVSLTEDSCFWAYVEEAIINSKRLREGSLQEKENAREYLVNFGEYVMNMIRSYSVSSDIFQLHSSFMNWWQEYRQDILSCLSNLPLAFYMENEEYKSYA from the exons ATGAGCCAAGTTTCCTT GTTCAGTAGTGGCCAAGAATTGGCAAATTTGTTTCTGAGCTCAGATCTACTTCATCATTCTTGGATCACAATCTCTGACCTTAGCAGTCATCCTTATATCAATAAACCAATTTTGTTTAAAGTTTACCCATATCATTCAAATGGTGCTATTGTTGCTTTTGTATCCTCTCCCACATGTAATCTTCAGAAAGAAATGGTCTCTTCAGAGGAGCTTGAAGGCTCTCAATCTCCTTTTGACTTCATTTCTACCAAACTCAACCCTCATTTCTCGGTTAACAAAGCTGCAATAACCCTTTTTGCTTCATTACTGAATGACCTCTCTGCCCTCAAAGAACAG TTGGGCAGTTTTAGTCCTCTAATAATCACTGGAGTTTCGTTAGGAGGTTCTGTGGCATCTCTATTCACTCTCTGGCTACTTAAGGACAGTAATAAGCGTCCCACTTGTATCACTTTTGGTTCACCTCTTCTTGGAGATAGTGGCCTGCAACAAGCCATATCAGAACGTTCATCATGGAATTCAAGCTTCTTGCACGTAGTCTCGAACCAAGATCCAATCCCAAGATCTTTAATTTCACCTACTAATGTCTTTGCTGGTTCTATTCCCCAACCATGTATTTACAAGCCATTCGGTATGTTTCTGCTGTGTTCAGATTCAGACTGCTCTTGTTTTGAGGAACCTGAATCAGTTTTGGATCTTATGACGGAAATGAACTTAAATAGCCAACACCAGGACAATCATTCCTTGGCTTTCGACTATGAGCAGGTTTTGGAACGCCTCAATCATAGAGTAATCCTTAAGGGAGCTTCTCAGCTGTTTCAGTTTAGCGTGGATCAACTTCAAGCAGGCATTGATCTACAGCTAGAAGCAATCGGAATTGGTGGACAG CAGACCAGTAACATGAACTCTATAAGGACTAAAGTGAAGAAAAGAGTGGAAGAATCTTTTGCAAAGAAGAGGAATGCCTTTGATCCTGGGAAGAAGCTAAACAAAATGAAAGAAGCTATGACATGGCTAGAGTGGTACAAGAAAGTAACCCTGAAAGAAGGAGGCTACTATGATAGTTACAAACGCAGTGAGTATCGAGGCAGGGATGCTGTCAAAAGCAGACAAGAAATTGTCAAGCACCAAAGAGTCCTCACTAAGTACTGGAAAACAATGGTTGCAGAAGGAGAGAAAATGCCACAAAGAGAGGAGGCAGTTTTTCGTACTCGTTGGCTGTATGCAGGGACAAACTATAGAAGGATGGTCGAACCACTCGACATAGCTGCATACTATATGAAACCAGGGAACACAGACTATGTAAATCTTGGTAGATCCGAGCACTATAAAAAGTTGGAGGAATGGAGGAGAGAAGACAACCCGTCTGGAAGTGGTAACGATAGAAGGAAGTGTGTTAGCCTCACCGAAGATTCTTGCTTTTGGGCATATGTGGAGGAAGCTATTATAAATTCCAAAAGACTGAGAGAAGGGAGTCTACAAGAGAAGGAAAATGCAAGGGAGTATTTGGTTAATTTTGGGGAATATGTAATGAATATGATAAGGAGTTATTCAGTATCCTCTGATATTTTCCAGCTTCATAGTAGCTTCATGAATTGGTGGCAAGAATATAGGCAAGATATTCTAAGCTGTTTGAGTAATTTGCCTTTGGCATTTTACATGGAAAATGAAGAATACAAAAGTTATGCTTAG
- the LOC107008780 gene encoding senescence-associated carboxylesterase 101-like isoform X2 encodes MSQVSLFSSGQELANLFLSSDLLHHSWITISDLSSHPYINKPILFKVYPYHSNGAIVAFVSSPTCNLQKEMVSSEELEGSQSPFDFISTKLNPHFSVNKAAITLFASLLNDLSALKEQLGSFSPLIITGVSLGGSVASLFTLWLLKDSNKRPTCITFGSPLLGDSGLQQAISERSSWNSSFLHVVSNQDPIPRSLISPTNVFAGSIPQPCIYKPFGMFLLCSDSDCSCFEEPESVLDLMTEMNLNSQHQDNHSLAFDYEQVLERLNHRVILKGASQLFQFSVDQLQAGIDLQLEAIGIGGQTSNMNSIRTKVKKRVEESFAKKRNAFDPGKKLNKMKEAMTWLEWYKKVTLKEGGYYDSYKRSEYRGRDAVKSRQEIVKHQRVLTKYWKTMVAEGEKMPQREEAVFRTRWLYAGTNYRRMVEPLDIAAYYMKPGNTDYVNLGRSEHYKKLEEWRREDNPSGSGNDRRKCVSLTEDSCFWAYVEEAIINSKRLREGSLQEKENAREYLVNFGEYVMNMIRSYSVSSDIFQLHSSFMNWWQEYRQDILSCLSNLPLAFYMENEEYKSYA; translated from the exons ATGAGCCAAGTTTCCTT GTTCAGTAGTGGCCAAGAATTGGCAAATTTGTTTCTGAGCTCAGATCTACTTCATCATTCTTGGATCACAATCTCTGACCTTAGCAGTCATCCTTATATCAATAAACCAATTTTGTTTAAAGTTTACCCATATCATTCAAATGGTGCTATTGTTGCTTTTGTATCCTCTCCCACATGTAATCTTCAGAAAGAAATGGTCTCTTCAGAGGAGCTTGAAGGCTCTCAATCTCCTTTTGACTTCATTTCTACCAAACTCAACCCTCATTTCTCGGTTAACAAAGCTGCAATAACCCTTTTTGCTTCATTACTGAATGACCTCTCTGCCCTCAAAGAACAG TTGGGCAGTTTTAGTCCTCTAATAATCACTGGAGTTTCGTTAGGAGGTTCTGTGGCATCTCTATTCACTCTCTGGCTACTTAAGGACAGTAATAAGCGTCCCACTTGTATCACTTTTGGTTCACCTCTTCTTGGAGATAGTGGCCTGCAACAAGCCATATCAGAACGTTCATCATGGAATTCAAGCTTCTTGCACGTAGTCTCGAACCAAGATCCAATCCCAAGATCTTTAATTTCACCTACTAATGTCTTTGCTGGTTCTATTCCCCAACCATGTATTTACAAGCCATTCGGTATGTTTCTGCTGTGTTCAGATTCAGACTGCTCTTGTTTTGAGGAACCTGAATCAGTTTTGGATCTTATGACGGAAATGAACTTAAATAGCCAACACCAGGACAATCATTCCTTGGCTTTCGACTATGAGCAGGTTTTGGAACGCCTCAATCATAGAGTAATCCTTAAGGGAGCTTCTCAGCTGTTTCAGTTTAGCGTGGATCAACTTCAAGCAGGCATTGATCTACAGCTAGAAGCAATCGGAATTGGTGGACAG ACCAGTAACATGAACTCTATAAGGACTAAAGTGAAGAAAAGAGTGGAAGAATCTTTTGCAAAGAAGAGGAATGCCTTTGATCCTGGGAAGAAGCTAAACAAAATGAAAGAAGCTATGACATGGCTAGAGTGGTACAAGAAAGTAACCCTGAAAGAAGGAGGCTACTATGATAGTTACAAACGCAGTGAGTATCGAGGCAGGGATGCTGTCAAAAGCAGACAAGAAATTGTCAAGCACCAAAGAGTCCTCACTAAGTACTGGAAAACAATGGTTGCAGAAGGAGAGAAAATGCCACAAAGAGAGGAGGCAGTTTTTCGTACTCGTTGGCTGTATGCAGGGACAAACTATAGAAGGATGGTCGAACCACTCGACATAGCTGCATACTATATGAAACCAGGGAACACAGACTATGTAAATCTTGGTAGATCCGAGCACTATAAAAAGTTGGAGGAATGGAGGAGAGAAGACAACCCGTCTGGAAGTGGTAACGATAGAAGGAAGTGTGTTAGCCTCACCGAAGATTCTTGCTTTTGGGCATATGTGGAGGAAGCTATTATAAATTCCAAAAGACTGAGAGAAGGGAGTCTACAAGAGAAGGAAAATGCAAGGGAGTATTTGGTTAATTTTGGGGAATATGTAATGAATATGATAAGGAGTTATTCAGTATCCTCTGATATTTTCCAGCTTCATAGTAGCTTCATGAATTGGTGGCAAGAATATAGGCAAGATATTCTAAGCTGTTTGAGTAATTTGCCTTTGGCATTTTACATGGAAAATGAAGAATACAAAAGTTATGCTTAG